In one bacterium genomic region, the following are encoded:
- a CDS encoding LamG domain-containing protein, whose amino-acid sequence MRTAGWIGLGAAMVLGLAAGGTWAQSGYALEFDGIDDRVTVSDPVNATGPLTLEAWIRPDAFDGGRILSNRDAANGYEIDINSLGSLRFTINGGARGMLDISQYLGQWVHLAVTWEGPAGGDIDIYANGEAEAAYYYTGTMSDATGSLAIGISGWGTYPFDGAIDEIRVFDTVVGQEAIRTWMTRRIGPGHPDYAHLQGAWSFEEGSGQVAAGSVLGRDGQLGNETGTDAADPAWIGSGMVGTTRSTWGGVKEIYRP is encoded by the coding sequence ATGCGCACGGCAGGCTGGATCGGTCTCGGGGCGGCGATGGTACTCGGACTCGCCGCAGGGGGTACATGGGCCCAGAGCGGCTACGCGCTGGAGTTCGACGGGATCGACGATCGGGTCACGGTCTCCGACCCCGTCAACGCAACCGGGCCCTTGACGCTCGAGGCCTGGATCCGCCCCGACGCGTTCGACGGCGGGCGGATCCTCTCCAACCGGGATGCCGCCAACGGCTACGAGATCGACATCAACTCCCTCGGGTCGTTGAGGTTCACGATCAATGGCGGCGCCCGCGGGATGCTCGACATCTCGCAGTATCTCGGCCAGTGGGTGCACCTGGCCGTGACATGGGAGGGGCCCGCCGGCGGGGACATCGACATCTACGCCAACGGGGAAGCGGAGGCGGCCTACTACTACACGGGAACCATGTCCGACGCCACGGGCAGCCTGGCCATCGGCATCTCCGGCTGGGGCACATATCCTTTCGACGGCGCGATCGACGAGATCCGGGTCTTCGACACCGTCGTCGGCCAGGAAGCGATCCGGACCTGGATGACACGCCGGATCGGTCCCGGGCACCCGGACTACGCCCATCTGCAGGGGGCGTGGAGCTTCGAGGAGGGATCGGGCCAGGTCGCGGCCGGCTCCGTCCTCGGCCGGGACGGGCAACTCGGAAACGAGACCGGCACCGACGCGGCCGACCCCGCGTGGATTGGTTCCGGGATGGTGGGAACGACGCGGTCGACCTGGGGCGGCGTGAAGGAAATCTACCGGCCCTGA